One segment of Sulfobacillus thermosulfidooxidans DSM 9293 DNA contains the following:
- a CDS encoding EAL domain-containing protein gives MGANNGVDHGLWADSAHPDPCEWNERDQSLLSKWPWATMASRVVPSIVERVSQRHLADTEELHAALSQFIEQLAVSPEESDHLPADWLLRRLTPDDWLMLHGRLIQLMLAGDDVASSTWHSVAHVATGIKRVMRSLRSLANVALTVAGWQDPVTRLPNRLATEIQGQAFINSRQPFTLVLVDLDGFKTINDTLGHQAGDMVLRTISHRWKKQLRHTDWVGRWGGDEFLFLLPGFPDDSGQERILTKLDGIFHEPILLNEQTTVKLFASWGMAQFPTQGTTLSALIHHADRVLYSEKHGQKVNPEKWDSPWPERIAKALADNQMHIFYQPVLDVSSGTIWTWEVLVRYQDAHHHLHRAGEFLPALYHHPVLFQLDRWVWEHALDQWARWENRTGGIALPVTAADLLRADFFSQWESWQKKWPELVPHSIWLNVPASLLASDDPVITEALAVLTEQGYHLVCDNFGLDGSDLTSLVRRPIAAVKLATALVRGWDTHIGESTIRAVLGACQPLNIPVIAKGVETPQQKEQLKAWGCRGIQGFVVTDALSAANLHDWDFEGP, from the coding sequence ATGGGAGCAAATAATGGGGTGGATCATGGGTTATGGGCCGACTCGGCCCATCCTGATCCCTGTGAGTGGAACGAAAGGGACCAGAGTCTTTTAAGCAAGTGGCCATGGGCGACGATGGCTTCTCGCGTGGTGCCTTCCATTGTTGAACGGGTGAGCCAAAGGCACTTGGCCGATACCGAAGAATTACATGCCGCATTATCACAGTTTATTGAACAACTTGCTGTGTCGCCGGAAGAATCGGATCATCTTCCCGCTGATTGGCTATTGCGACGGCTAACCCCCGATGATTGGCTCATGTTACATGGGCGGTTGATTCAATTGATGTTGGCGGGAGATGACGTCGCGTCTAGCACATGGCATTCTGTGGCCCATGTTGCCACCGGGATTAAACGAGTTATGCGCTCGCTACGGAGTCTGGCCAATGTGGCGTTAACGGTAGCTGGTTGGCAAGATCCCGTCACCCGTTTACCCAACCGTTTAGCGACGGAAATTCAAGGACAAGCGTTCATTAATTCCCGGCAGCCGTTTACGTTGGTCCTGGTGGATTTAGACGGCTTCAAAACAATTAATGACACATTGGGTCATCAAGCGGGAGATATGGTGCTCCGCACGATTAGCCACCGCTGGAAAAAACAGCTACGTCATACCGACTGGGTTGGACGCTGGGGCGGTGATGAATTTCTGTTTTTGTTGCCCGGATTTCCCGACGACTCAGGTCAAGAGCGAATTTTAACGAAGCTCGACGGAATCTTTCATGAACCGATCTTGTTAAATGAACAAACAACCGTGAAATTATTTGCATCGTGGGGAATGGCACAATTTCCGACTCAGGGTACCACCCTTAGTGCTTTGATTCACCATGCGGACCGCGTGTTGTATTCAGAAAAGCATGGTCAAAAAGTGAATCCGGAGAAATGGGATTCGCCGTGGCCGGAGCGCATTGCCAAAGCACTGGCCGACAATCAAATGCACATCTTTTATCAGCCGGTGTTGGATGTATCTTCGGGCACGATCTGGACATGGGAAGTGCTGGTACGTTATCAAGATGCACATCATCACTTGCATCGTGCTGGCGAGTTTTTACCGGCGTTGTATCACCATCCTGTATTGTTCCAATTGGATCGCTGGGTCTGGGAGCATGCTTTGGATCAATGGGCCCGCTGGGAAAATCGGACGGGAGGGATCGCCTTGCCTGTGACTGCTGCGGACTTGTTGCGAGCGGATTTCTTTTCGCAATGGGAAAGCTGGCAGAAAAAATGGCCTGAATTGGTTCCGCACTCTATTTGGCTGAATGTTCCGGCCTCGTTGTTAGCAAGTGACGATCCCGTGATTACGGAAGCCTTGGCAGTTTTAACGGAACAAGGTTACCATTTGGTTTGTGATAATTTTGGCCTCGACGGCAGCGATTTGACCAGTCTAGTCCGTCGTCCGATTGCCGCGGTGAAACTGGCGACAGCCCTCGTTCGCGGATGGGATACACATATCGGCGAATCGACAATCCGGGCTGTTCTTGGCGCATGCCAACCGCTTAACATCCCTGTGATTGCAAAAGGTGTAGAAACCCCTCAACAAAAAGAACAACTTAAAGCCTGGGGATGTCGCGGTATTCAAGGATTTGTTGTGACGGATGCACTATCTGCAGCCAACCTTCATGATTGGGATTTCGAAGGGCCATAA
- a CDS encoding RrF2 family transcriptional regulator — protein MIKISSKGRYGVKAVYELALHYGQGPVAVSWIAKAQNISEQYLEQLMGPLKKAGLVRGLRGAQGGYMLAKPPAEISVSDVVDAVEGPIVLTDCSSEDAQGCPDMDFCVGPDVWSRVQEALIATMSSMSFQMLIDLQREHFKRNIATLLEGGG, from the coding sequence ATGATCAAGATCTCGAGCAAGGGTCGATATGGTGTCAAAGCCGTCTATGAATTGGCTTTGCATTATGGGCAAGGACCTGTTGCCGTGAGTTGGATCGCTAAAGCACAAAACATTTCGGAACAATATTTAGAGCAACTGATGGGACCGCTCAAAAAAGCCGGTTTAGTTCGTGGTTTACGGGGAGCCCAGGGAGGTTACATGTTGGCTAAACCCCCAGCGGAAATTTCGGTAAGTGATGTGGTTGATGCGGTGGAAGGTCCAATTGTCCTGACGGATTGCAGCTCAGAAGACGCGCAAGGTTGTCCAGACATGGATTTTTGCGTGGGACCTGACGTGTGGAGCCGTGTTCAAGAAGCGCTGATTGCGACGATGTCGTCCATGAGCTTTCAAATGTTGATCGATTTACAGCGGGAACATTTTAAACGGAATATTGCAACCTTATTAGAAGGTGGGGGATAG
- the mnmA gene encoding tRNA 2-thiouridine(34) synthase MnmA, with protein MAKTVVVGLSGGVDSSTAAALLLEQGYDVIGVTMRHLPAETTNSCCSLEAIVDARRVAKKLGIPHYLVDVEQPFYERVILPFEEAYLSGMTPNPCALCNRHIKFGAMWEWASKQGADYLATGHYVRLQERDGLYYLMRGIDHAKDQSYLLYTMRQDDLAHLLFPLGEYYKEDSRRIAERYGLVTAHKAESQELCFVPKNDYQGYLESHRPEAVNPGEVVDTKGQVLGHHRGIAFYTIGQRRGLGISSPVPRYVVKLDAKTNQVVVGDKEDVLEKTVHVSRVNYVLPISANQLRGDAKIRYNMEPEPAWWMDRGENAEIIFDQPQWAISPGQVAVLYQNDVLVAGGRIQK; from the coding sequence GTGGCGAAAACCGTAGTGGTAGGTCTAAGCGGCGGCGTCGACTCATCGACAGCGGCCGCTTTACTTTTAGAACAAGGCTATGACGTGATTGGGGTTACCATGCGGCATTTACCGGCAGAGACGACTAATAGTTGTTGCTCATTAGAAGCCATCGTTGATGCCCGGCGTGTTGCGAAAAAATTGGGGATTCCGCATTATCTTGTCGACGTTGAACAGCCCTTTTATGAACGAGTGATTTTGCCTTTCGAAGAGGCGTATTTGTCGGGGATGACTCCCAATCCCTGTGCCTTATGCAATCGGCATATCAAATTTGGCGCGATGTGGGAATGGGCGTCCAAGCAAGGGGCGGATTACTTAGCGACGGGACATTATGTACGGTTACAAGAACGCGATGGACTCTATTATTTGATGCGCGGCATTGACCATGCCAAAGATCAGAGCTATTTACTGTACACAATGCGCCAAGATGATTTGGCACATTTGCTGTTTCCCTTGGGGGAATACTATAAAGAGGATTCCAGACGTATAGCTGAACGCTATGGTTTGGTCACGGCGCATAAGGCGGAGAGTCAAGAGTTATGTTTTGTACCCAAAAATGATTATCAAGGGTATTTGGAATCACATCGGCCTGAAGCGGTAAATCCGGGTGAGGTCGTGGATACCAAAGGACAGGTTCTTGGACATCACCGGGGTATTGCCTTTTACACCATTGGGCAGCGTCGTGGACTCGGAATTAGTTCCCCGGTGCCCCGCTATGTGGTGAAACTCGATGCGAAGACTAATCAGGTCGTGGTGGGAGACAAAGAAGATGTTCTCGAAAAGACTGTGCATGTCAGTCGTGTAAATTATGTTTTGCCCATTAGTGCAAACCAATTGCGGGGCGATGCCAAGATTCGTTACAACATGGAACCGGAACCGGCGTGGTGGATGGACCGGGGCGAGAACGCAGAAATTATTTTTGATCAGCCGCAATGGGCGATATCCCCTGGACAAGTGGCGGTGCTCTACCAGAATGATGTTTTGGTGGCTGGGGGAAGAATTCAAAAGTAG
- a CDS encoding PRC-barrel domain-containing protein, with amino-acid sequence MVSRWHLLHLPVTLYGKAGHWGWVEDIVIRWPEGVIEGFGIRTAISRLYIPAEPEMVSVTLMEIQLRRKSYALKRPRSWWRTLHDQKLVMNRPVWRDNGELVGRIKDLIIDENSLAVHQIVISRGLLEDLLHGALLVPTHEIREDADGKIKIFSNRAI; translated from the coding sequence ATGGTCAGCCGATGGCATTTATTGCATCTTCCCGTGACCCTTTACGGGAAAGCGGGACACTGGGGATGGGTAGAAGATATCGTGATCCGGTGGCCGGAAGGTGTTATCGAAGGCTTCGGCATTCGTACGGCCATTAGCCGTCTTTATATCCCGGCAGAACCGGAGATGGTTTCGGTGACGTTGATGGAAATCCAATTGCGTCGTAAATCATATGCGCTGAAAAGACCAAGATCATGGTGGAGAACCCTTCATGATCAAAAACTCGTGATGAACCGCCCTGTATGGCGGGACAATGGCGAGTTGGTCGGACGCATAAAAGATTTGATCATTGATGAAAATAGTTTAGCCGTTCATCAAATTGTGATCAGCCGCGGATTACTGGAAGACTTGTTACACGGGGCTTTGCTGGTACCAACGCATGAAATTCGAGAAGATGCCGATGGCAAGATTAAAATTTTCTCCAACAGGGCAATATAA
- a CDS encoding AI-2E family transporter, with translation MKGASLARSPVKFYRLGLLAVFVLGSLLLLWAARVVLLPFIFAIVLAYLLAPLVELFVKHRIHRVPAILLAYALVTLFITAMIVYMVPLWIQETVKMIHLIPALTKQLQWTWNYWLMRFHQAPIPPSVRQAIDEAGVRWENKLFTLSKQLVTAIFGVLPGILSVIISPILAFYLLKDMNRIRARFWQVVPVDWQPSVYVLALDIDRALNGFIRGQLLVALFVGILSGLWVEILGIPLSLLIGAIAGFTDVIPYVGPIAGAIPAVVLGLEQSPLKALYAILGFVAIHQLEGTVIGPKVMGDSVGLHPLVVIFAILAGGEIGGVAGLLLAVPAAAVIKVILGHLYRRLII, from the coding sequence GTGAAAGGTGCAAGCCTCGCCAGAAGCCCCGTAAAGTTTTATCGCTTGGGGCTTTTGGCGGTTTTTGTCCTCGGTTCTTTGCTTCTCCTATGGGCTGCCCGTGTTGTGTTGCTGCCCTTCATTTTTGCTATCGTGTTGGCCTACTTGTTAGCCCCTTTGGTGGAACTATTTGTCAAACACCGCATACACCGAGTGCCGGCTATTTTATTGGCGTATGCCTTGGTCACCCTGTTCATTACGGCGATGATTGTCTATATGGTGCCCTTGTGGATCCAAGAGACGGTGAAAATGATCCATTTAATTCCCGCCTTGACAAAGCAGCTGCAATGGACTTGGAATTATTGGCTCATGCGCTTTCATCAAGCTCCCATCCCCCCCTCAGTCCGTCAAGCGATAGACGAAGCCGGGGTGCGCTGGGAAAATAAACTGTTTACGTTATCAAAACAGCTGGTGACCGCGATATTTGGGGTCTTGCCCGGGATTTTAAGTGTGATTATTTCGCCCATATTGGCTTTTTATTTGCTCAAAGACATGAACCGGATTCGCGCTCGGTTTTGGCAAGTTGTACCAGTCGATTGGCAACCCTCGGTGTACGTGCTGGCTTTGGACATTGACCGGGCCCTTAACGGATTTATTCGGGGCCAATTATTGGTGGCCCTGTTTGTAGGCATACTCTCAGGACTTTGGGTCGAGATTCTCGGCATTCCCTTGTCCTTGTTAATTGGCGCCATCGCGGGATTTACCGATGTGATTCCCTACGTGGGTCCGATTGCTGGAGCGATTCCCGCTGTGGTCCTCGGTCTTGAACAATCCCCGTTAAAAGCGCTGTATGCGATTTTAGGTTTTGTGGCCATTCACCAATTAGAAGGCACCGTGATTGGTCCTAAAGTCATGGGCGATTCGGTCGGGCTTCATCCGTTGGTAGTCATTTTCGCCATTTTGGCGGGAGGAGAAATTGGTGGTGTTGCCGGATTGTTGTTGGCAGTGCCCGCGGCAGCAGTAATTAAAGTGATTTTAGGCCATTTATATCGCAGGCTGATAATCTGA
- the alaS gene encoding alanine--tRNA ligase, which translates to MRSAEIRQKFLDYFVSQGHHKVPSSPLVPAQDPTLLFTNAGMVQFKDVFLGNESRSYSRAVSVQKCMRAGGKHNDLDQVGKTARHQTFFEMLGNFSFGDYFKRDAIRFAWQFLTEVLGLDPEILWVTVFETDDEAYELWQEVAGVRPERIVWMGEKDNFWSMGDTGPCGPSSEIFVDRGPEYACSDHCGLGLCDCDRIQEIWNLVFMQYNRDENGILTPLPKPSIDTGMGLERIAAYLQGVNSNFDTDLLRPLIRHVEHLSHVNYDPGPGGMPFRVIADHIRAITFLLAEGVSFSNSDRGYVMRRILRRAVRFGLLLGFHRPFLHELVPVVGEIMGDAYPEVLVGESLIQQMILDEEERFRVTLDSGMKVLESKLQSVPEGGVLPGEEAFLLYDTYGFPLDLTVDAAEERGITVDQTGFDAAMKEQRERARRARNRRQDAEQLPHLQPNEFVGYHQLTSHDVPVTHLYIGADSVKRLMTGESGWLFTPKTPFYPEGGGQVADTGIIQGPHGVFKVEDVVKFQGAIWHFGTVIEGSLTAGELVTLSVDKQRREGAMRNHTGTHLLHAALRKILGTGVHQTGSLVAPDRLRFDFSYPSPLTLEQKNAIEDLVNGWILEDIPVQVQEMSKDEAINQGALAFFGDKYGEVVRVITVPSASQELCGGTHCQRTGQIGLFAITEETSVGTGSRRIEAVTGINALETFRVQRQALDQLTAQLHSAPEELADKVKALQDVNKALETELAELKRKERYQRGSQLVAEAQTYNGLKIIVHETDANSLEELREVLDGVKSQVSGAVLAAKHGERASLVVYLGKDLVARGLDARALVKTLARRIDGGGGGRVDLAQAGGKDVRGIPSMLDEARHLLSEKLMAAG; encoded by the coding sequence ATGCGTTCTGCCGAAATTCGGCAAAAGTTTTTAGATTACTTTGTATCACAAGGACATCATAAAGTGCCAAGTTCTCCCTTGGTTCCTGCCCAAGATCCCACATTGCTGTTTACAAATGCGGGTATGGTTCAATTTAAAGATGTCTTTTTGGGAAATGAATCCCGTTCGTATTCCCGCGCTGTCTCCGTGCAAAAATGCATGCGAGCCGGGGGTAAACATAATGACTTGGATCAAGTGGGGAAAACGGCACGCCACCAAACATTTTTTGAAATGTTAGGAAATTTTTCTTTTGGTGACTACTTCAAACGCGATGCGATTCGTTTTGCCTGGCAATTTCTCACTGAGGTTTTAGGCTTGGATCCCGAGATTCTTTGGGTGACGGTGTTTGAAACCGATGACGAAGCTTATGAGTTGTGGCAAGAAGTGGCGGGGGTGCGTCCCGAACGGATTGTCTGGATGGGGGAAAAAGACAACTTTTGGAGCATGGGCGACACCGGCCCTTGTGGGCCCTCATCCGAGATTTTCGTGGACCGTGGACCCGAGTACGCTTGTAGTGATCACTGTGGATTAGGACTGTGTGATTGCGACCGGATTCAAGAAATTTGGAATCTGGTGTTTATGCAATATAACCGTGATGAAAATGGGATACTCACACCGCTTCCCAAGCCGTCTATTGACACAGGGATGGGTCTAGAACGGATTGCGGCCTATTTGCAGGGTGTCAATTCGAACTTTGACACGGACCTATTGCGACCCTTGATTCGTCATGTTGAGCATCTCTCCCATGTCAATTATGACCCGGGACCAGGTGGCATGCCATTTCGCGTTATTGCAGACCATATTCGTGCCATCACTTTCTTGTTGGCTGAGGGAGTATCCTTTAGCAATTCAGACCGGGGCTATGTTATGCGCCGAATCTTACGCCGCGCCGTACGCTTTGGATTGCTCCTAGGATTTCATCGTCCCTTTCTTCACGAACTGGTTCCCGTTGTCGGGGAAATTATGGGGGATGCATATCCCGAAGTTTTAGTGGGGGAAAGTCTCATTCAACAAATGATTTTGGATGAGGAAGAACGATTCCGAGTGACTCTCGATTCCGGTATGAAAGTTTTGGAATCCAAACTGCAATCGGTTCCTGAAGGCGGAGTATTGCCCGGGGAAGAAGCCTTTTTGCTCTATGATACCTATGGGTTCCCCTTGGATTTGACGGTTGACGCGGCCGAAGAGCGCGGGATTACCGTCGATCAAACGGGATTTGATGCGGCCATGAAGGAACAACGGGAACGAGCCAGACGGGCGAGAAATCGCCGGCAAGACGCGGAACAATTGCCCCACCTGCAACCCAATGAATTTGTCGGTTATCATCAGCTGACAAGCCATGATGTTCCCGTGACTCATCTATATATTGGAGCCGACTCGGTTAAGCGTCTCATGACGGGCGAATCGGGATGGCTGTTCACACCGAAGACTCCTTTCTATCCCGAAGGTGGTGGACAAGTCGCTGATACGGGTATAATTCAAGGGCCCCATGGGGTCTTTAAAGTCGAAGATGTTGTGAAGTTCCAAGGTGCTATATGGCATTTTGGTACGGTTATTGAGGGAAGCTTGACGGCTGGAGAGCTTGTTACCCTATCTGTGGACAAACAACGCCGTGAAGGAGCCATGCGTAACCATACCGGCACCCACCTTCTTCATGCGGCATTAAGAAAAATTTTAGGTACGGGTGTTCACCAGACGGGTTCGCTTGTGGCGCCAGATCGGTTGCGGTTCGACTTTTCCTATCCTAGTCCTTTAACGCTTGAACAAAAAAATGCTATTGAAGATCTGGTCAATGGCTGGATTTTGGAAGACATTCCTGTTCAAGTCCAGGAAATGAGCAAGGACGAGGCAATAAATCAAGGAGCGTTAGCCTTTTTTGGTGATAAGTATGGGGAAGTGGTTCGGGTGATCACCGTTCCCTCCGCCAGCCAAGAACTGTGTGGAGGCACACACTGCCAACGTACCGGGCAAATTGGATTGTTTGCCATCACCGAAGAAACATCTGTCGGAACCGGATCACGTCGTATCGAGGCAGTGACAGGCATCAATGCTCTGGAAACTTTTCGGGTACAACGCCAAGCTCTGGATCAATTGACCGCACAGCTGCATTCGGCTCCCGAGGAATTGGCGGACAAGGTCAAAGCCTTACAAGATGTCAATAAGGCATTGGAAACCGAGTTGGCCGAGCTCAAGCGGAAAGAACGCTATCAACGGGGGAGCCAATTGGTCGCGGAGGCACAAACATACAATGGTTTGAAAATCATCGTACACGAAACCGATGCCAATTCTTTAGAAGAACTACGGGAAGTGTTAGATGGTGTCAAATCTCAAGTCTCAGGTGCGGTTTTAGCTGCGAAACATGGTGAGCGGGCTTCATTAGTTGTATATTTAGGGAAAGACTTAGTTGCTCGCGGATTGGATGCGCGGGCTTTGGTGAAAACCCTGGCCCGCCGCATCGATGGTGGTGGCGGAGGCCGTGTCGATCTGGCCCAGGCTGGTGGCAAAGATGTGCGAGGCATTCCGTCTATGTTAGACGAGGCTCGCCATTTGCTCTCGGAAAAACTTATGGCTGCTGGATAA
- a CDS encoding IreB family regulatory phosphoprotein produces MGPTDETRRLWGHHEAANQADAILREVYSALKDKGYNPISQLVGYLLSGDPAYITSHQGARNLIRRVERDELLEELLRQYVAQVEKTS; encoded by the coding sequence ATGGGGCCGACAGATGAGACTCGCAGATTGTGGGGGCATCACGAAGCGGCCAATCAGGCTGACGCAATTTTGCGTGAAGTCTATAGTGCCCTCAAAGATAAAGGATATAATCCCATTAGCCAGCTCGTTGGTTACCTCTTGTCTGGTGATCCTGCGTATATCACCAGTCATCAGGGGGCCCGGAATCTTATCCGTCGTGTGGAACGAGACGAGCTGCTAGAAGAACTCTTGCGCCAGTATGTGGCACAAGTCGAGAAGACATCCTAA
- the ruvX gene encoding Holliday junction resolvase RuvX, translated as MAKRIMALDVGDKWIGVAISDELGLLASARPPIKRRSNSYDLQAILDLVTTWDVNEIVVGLPLNMNASVGPQAEKTLKFVDALKTEAPCNVMTWDERLTTQLAERLLIEQNVRRDKRKQVVDGLAAALILQGYLDHKKHTNSREDNHMDDDKNLIGHGPEEEDEIITLTDEEGHEHEFVVVDVIEVEEQDYAILLPIDTEEDEEAEAVILRLEKDDDGDDILVDIESEEEWEKVAQAYEELLDDEE; from the coding sequence ATGGCTAAACGCATAATGGCATTAGACGTTGGGGATAAATGGATTGGGGTCGCTATCAGTGATGAACTGGGTTTATTGGCTTCGGCTAGACCACCGATAAAACGGCGTTCCAATTCTTATGATCTTCAGGCCATTTTGGACTTGGTTACGACTTGGGATGTTAACGAAATTGTGGTAGGGTTACCATTGAACATGAATGCAAGCGTCGGTCCTCAGGCCGAAAAAACTTTAAAGTTTGTTGACGCACTAAAAACTGAGGCCCCTTGCAATGTGATGACGTGGGACGAACGGCTCACCACTCAGCTCGCTGAGCGGTTGTTAATAGAACAAAACGTTCGGCGCGACAAAAGAAAACAGGTGGTGGATGGTCTGGCCGCCGCATTAATCCTGCAGGGGTATCTCGACCATAAAAAACACACCAATTCAAGGGAGGACAATCACATGGATGACGACAAAAACTTGATAGGGCATGGGCCTGAGGAAGAAGACGAAATTATTACTTTGACCGATGAGGAAGGACATGAGCACGAATTCGTAGTGGTCGATGTCATTGAAGTCGAAGAGCAAGATTACGCTATTTTATTGCCCATTGATACGGAAGAAGATGAAGAAGCCGAAGCCGTTATCTTGCGCTTAGAAAAAGATGATGATGGCGACGATATTCTTGTCGATATCGAATCAGAAGAAGAATGGGAAAAAGTTGCGCAAGCTTATGAAGAATTATTGGATGATGAAGAATAA
- the mltG gene encoding endolytic transglycosylase MltG yields the protein MTRRKMRGDITFRSGRLVQWIGTALLGAVLFLVFWTWTALQPVNPQDHQAIYVKIVPGQSAAQIGRVLYQKKLIRSAFAFRLLTRFSHQARSLQSGVYRLSPSQNPQQMLAMMEEGKVVTIRVSIPEGFTVQQIVHRLVMHHIGTTQEFASLLKTPLPGMPKPAPGVKDPYEGYLFPATYQFPYGTTPKQALTTMWTTFVTRVLPLYKKSHSSLSLSQWVTLASIVQVEDKNPGDASKIAGVFINRLKIGMPLQSDATVRYAIGHPITGSLSYTNLQVLSPYNTYLHKGLPPGPISNPGILALKAALHPAKVPYLYFIALPNGHTLFATTYQQQLANIQYANQHF from the coding sequence ATGACCAGGCGTAAGATGCGGGGCGATATAACATTTCGCAGCGGGCGACTGGTACAGTGGATAGGGACGGCTTTATTAGGAGCCGTCCTTTTCCTGGTGTTTTGGACGTGGACAGCATTACAGCCAGTGAACCCCCAGGATCACCAAGCTATTTACGTGAAGATTGTGCCGGGACAATCGGCGGCACAGATAGGCCGCGTCTTGTATCAAAAGAAATTGATTCGCTCCGCTTTCGCCTTTCGCCTTTTAACTCGGTTTAGCCATCAGGCTCGCTCCTTACAAAGTGGCGTATACCGGTTATCTCCTAGCCAAAATCCCCAACAGATGTTAGCCATGATGGAAGAGGGCAAGGTTGTCACGATTCGGGTGAGCATTCCCGAGGGTTTTACGGTCCAGCAAATCGTTCACCGTTTGGTTATGCATCATATTGGAACGACACAGGAGTTTGCGTCCTTATTGAAGACACCGTTGCCCGGAATGCCCAAGCCGGCTCCCGGTGTTAAAGATCCCTATGAAGGATACTTATTTCCGGCCACCTATCAATTTCCTTATGGTACAACCCCAAAACAAGCCTTGACGACAATGTGGACAACTTTTGTTACGCGGGTGCTGCCTCTTTATAAAAAGAGCCACTCCTCATTATCGTTATCCCAGTGGGTGACATTGGCGTCGATTGTGCAAGTGGAAGATAAAAATCCGGGGGATGCTAGCAAAATTGCCGGGGTATTTATCAACCGCTTAAAAATCGGCATGCCACTTCAGAGTGATGCGACAGTCCGTTATGCTATCGGTCATCCTATTACCGGATCGTTGTCCTATACAAATCTTCAAGTCCTATCGCCCTATAATACCTATTTGCATAAGGGACTTCCTCCCGGGCCCATCTCAAATCCCGGTATACTGGCATTAAAGGCTGCCTTACATCCCGCCAAGGTTCCTTACTTGTATTTTATTGCATTGCCAAATGGCCATACATTATTTGCCACGACATATCAACAGCAACTCGCCAATATCCAATATGCTAATCAACATTTTTGA
- a CDS encoding A/G-specific adenine glycosylase, translating to MKRIKYHAVVDSGLLDIFQTGIQRWYRQEGRDLPWRHTTDPYHILVSEILLHQTTVKTVEPVYRRFLERFPTVTDLANASLTEVKTITDPLGYKIRGQWLHQIAQAVVSQFSGVFPRTLEELLSLPGIGRYTAGAIMSFAFGYDAPILDTNVNRLIGRYFAIDYKDSSAETKHQLWSIAEAIVPSGQAREFNNALMDMGAMICTARKPKCLICPVAVGCAMLAEQPTRAAEERVQYRLRTE from the coding sequence ATGAAACGCATTAAGTATCATGCCGTGGTGGATTCTGGTCTACTCGACATCTTTCAAACAGGCATCCAAAGGTGGTACCGGCAAGAAGGTCGGGATTTGCCGTGGCGCCATACAACAGACCCTTATCACATTTTAGTATCCGAGATTTTGCTACATCAAACCACGGTTAAAACGGTGGAACCGGTGTATCGGCGCTTTTTGGAACGCTTTCCGACGGTGACGGATTTAGCCAATGCATCCTTAACGGAGGTCAAAACGATTACCGACCCTTTAGGATATAAGATTCGTGGACAATGGCTTCATCAAATTGCTCAGGCCGTGGTCAGTCAATTTAGCGGAGTGTTTCCACGCACACTAGAGGAACTTTTGAGCCTTCCTGGGATTGGACGCTATACCGCGGGAGCCATTATGTCTTTCGCCTTTGGCTATGATGCCCCCATTTTAGATACGAACGTCAATCGTTTAATTGGACGCTATTTTGCCATTGATTACAAAGATTCATCGGCCGAAACTAAACACCAGCTGTGGTCAATAGCTGAAGCCATTGTCCCTTCTGGGCAGGCCCGGGAATTCAATAATGCCTTGATGGATATGGGTGCTATGATTTGCACGGCGCGAAAGCCCAAGTGTCTCATTTGCCCGGTTGCGGTGGGCTGTGCCATGTTAGCGGAACAACCGACACGAGCGGCAGAAGAACGTGTGCAATACCGGTTGCGCACGGAATAA